From the genome of Salvelinus alpinus chromosome 19, SLU_Salpinus.1, whole genome shotgun sequence, one region includes:
- the LOC139545396 gene encoding AT-rich interactive domain-containing protein 5A-like, which translates to MEISDSASDCEERPSSSPMETEERSFIAGLHCFMKDRGTPIERIPHLGFKQINLWKIYKAVEKLSGYDSVTSRRLWKNVYDELGGSPGSTSAATCTRRHYERLVLPFERQLRGEEDKPLPPSKPRKQYKRSPDGKGSKSEGKRKRPHLEKETDSEGQVHSTPLSPWTTPSESLHPDHPPPISETTVCDDLSSSACTLSRPAQGPTSCPWRGSQLQSAAADIISPLEKKKRMAQASLSESQDSQSARQGDCKGRPSVIHCSQSPGLLLPSRTRTTSEGSPLPPSSSSSRSPSPYSISSEDCPALTEDRPPVPKPEVPLHFSSNPISAHSGVHKPQTCSPDVKEYVGFPGGQRDFPQVSPLPVETVSIKDRSKNSVWSPVCNGSNRHPAHQIPPPTSCTYTVRSCLVPSTSSFTKVYPKSMESLRPIPFQPGYTFHQNPNRPMLHDDRLIYKKKLQMVPRHYQTEKKEKSRTMLPKPLPTQQPVFHPNASIPVSYLIPAYDRTRGDSGQKPPVHPLFIPTHVRLSQSQTSPMYRHVPTGHTHTSSYEPALYSYPFHIPICNPHTGYSITGVHYPHTRL; encoded by the exons ATGGAGATTTCTGACTCGGCCAGTGACTGTGAGGAGAGGCCCAGTTCTAGCCcaatggagacagaggagaggtccTTCATAGCAGGTTTGCACTGTTTCATGAAGGACCGTGGCACACCCATCGAGAGGATACCACACCTGGGCTTTAagcaga TTAACCTGTGGAAAATCTACAAAGCTGTTGAGAAGCTTAGCGGTTACGACTCT GTGACATCGCGGCGGCTGTGGAAGAATGTGTATGATGAGCTGGGCGGCAGCCCAGGCAGCACCAGCGCTGCTACCTGCACCCGCAGACACTATGAGAG GCTTGTTTTACCCTTTGAGAGACAGTTGAGGGGGGAGGAGGACAAACCTCTGCCTCCAAGTAAACCGCGTAAACAGTATAAGAGGAGTCCAGACGGCAAGGGGAGCAAGTCTGAGGGCAAGAGGAAGAGGCCCCATCTGGAAAAGGAGACAGACTCTGAG GGCCAGGTACATTCTACTCCATTGTCTCCATGGACTACTCCATCTGAAAGCCTCCACCCAGACCATCCTCCACCAATCAGTGAGACTACCGTGTGTGACGACCTCTCTTCCTCAGCATGCACGCTATCCCGCCCAGCCCAGGGCCCTACCTCATGCCCCTGGAGAGGAAGTCAGCTCCAGTCTGCTGCTGCAGATATCATCTCTCCTCTGGAGAAGAAGAAGCGTATGGCCCAGGCCAGCCTGAGCGAGTCCCAGGACTCCCAGAGCGCCAGACAGGGGGACTGTAAGGGCAGACCCTCTGTGATCCACTGCTCCCAGTCCCCAGGGCTGCTCCTTCCCAGCCGGACACGCACTACCTCTGagggctctcctctccctccgtcctcctcctcctcccgtaGCCCGTCCCCCTACTCCATCTCTTCTGAGGACTGTCCAGCACTAACTGAAGACAGGCCCCCAGTACCAAAACCAGAAGTACCCCTTCATTTTTCCAGCAACCCTATATCTGCCCACAGTGGGGTCCACAAGCCTCAGACCTGCAGCCCTGATGTCAAGGAATATGTTGGCTTCCCTGGAGGACAAAGAGATTTCCCTCAGGTCAGCCCCCTACCAGTTGAAACTGTCTCTATCAAAGATCGAAGTAAAAACTCTGTATGGAGCCCTGTCTGCAATGGGAGTAACAGACATCCAGCTCATCAAATACCCCCACCAACGTCTTGCACATATACTGTTAGGTCTTGCTTGGTTCCATCCACCTCCAGTTTCACCAAGGTTTATCCCAAGTCTATGGAGTCTTTGCGGCCTATACCCTTTCAGCCAGGTTACACATTCCATCAGAACCCAAATAGGCCCATGTTGCATGATGACCGTCTGATCTATAAGAAGAAACTACAGATGGTCCCTCGACATTATCAGACAGAGAAAAAGGAGAAGTCCAGAACAATGTTGCCCAAGCCACTTCCAACTCAACAGCCTGTGTTCCACCCTAATGCCAGCATCCCAGTGTCCTACCTCATCCCAGCCTATGACAGGACAAGGGGAGACTCTGGGCAGAAGCCACCTGTACACCCTCTCTTTATACCTACCCACGTCAGACTGTCCCAGTCCCAGACCAGCCCTATGTACCGCCATGTCCCAACGGGACACACCCATACTTCCTCTTATGAGCCTGCTCTCTACTCCTATCCCTTTCACATTCCTATATGTAATCCCCATACTGGATACAGCATCACTGGTGTGCATTATCCTCACACCAGGCTTTGA
- the LOC139545397 gene encoding DNA replication complex GINS protein SLD5-like — protein sequence MSDAMSDDHDASDMSGGDDGQEDVMTPSELIGKLEEAWLNEKFSPELLENKSERVECVMEQLTHMEDNLQRVRKGDMKASVHRMEIDRIRYVLSSYLRSRLQKIEKFFPHVLEKEKSRAEGDTSFLSPEEFAFAKEYLANTETYLKAVALKHMPPNLQTVDMLKAVPEPCLDSFVFLRVRSRQENILVEPETDDQREYVVDLDEGSQHLMRYRTIAPLVSSGAVQLI from the exons ATGTCGGATGCGATGTCTGATGATCATGATGCCAGCGACATGAGCGGAGGAGATGACGGCCAAGAAGATGTGATGACTCCATCGGAACTGATTGGGAAACTGGAAGAG GCTTGGCTGAATGAGAAGTTCTCTCCTGAGCTTCTAGAGAACAAGTCAGAGAGGGTGGAGTGTGTGATGGAGCAGCTGACTCACATG GAGGACAATCTGCAGCGGGTTAGGAAGGGTGATATGAAAGCCAGTGTCCACCGCATGGAGATTGACAGGATTCGCTATGTCCTCAGCAGCTACCTCCGCTCTCGCCTCCAAAAG ATTGAGAAGTTTTTCCCTCATGTCCTGGAGAAAGAGAAATCTCGAGCAGAGGGAGATACTTCGTTCCTGTCTCCAGAGGAGTTTGCCTTTGCCAAAGA ATATCTGGCCAACACAGAGACCTATCTGAAGGCTGTAGCTCTGAAACACATGCCCCCAAATCTACAGACAGTGGATATGCTAAAAGCAG TGCCAGAGCCCTGTCTGGACTCCTTTGTGTTCCTGCGTGTGAGGTCGAGACAGGAAAACATCTTGGTGGAACCTGAGACAGACGACCAAAG AGAGTATGTTGTGGATCTTGACGAGGGTTCTCAGCATCTGATGCGGTATCGCACTATAGCACCTCTGGTTTCAAGTGGAGCAGTACAGCTAATTTAA